In Zingiber officinale cultivar Zhangliang chromosome 1A, Zo_v1.1, whole genome shotgun sequence, the DNA window AAACTGGAAATCTGTTGTTAATCAGCCAGTGATCAGATAGGTAGAATTTCTAGGTCTTATCCTTATATATATACTTAATTAACTTCAATGCATGGAAGGAAGACAGCCCGTTTGCGGATAAAatgaagagggagagaggaaaaaaaaaaaaaaagggagaaaGGCATGAATTCATGCATGAGCTGACACCCATAAATGAGACCGAAGTATTATCCTGGAGTCAATATTGGCAGGCACATGCATATCCGAAGGACATGCTTCATGCCTTCATCGGTTTCATCAAAAGCAGAtcccaaaagaaagaaaaaaaaaaaaaaaaaaaaaagaaggaagaaataTGCAGATATGAAAAGGATGAAAGAACCATATTGTCACATATATTTAAACCAGAAAAAAGGAATCCTTGCTAGAGTCTGAAAGATTAATTAAGTGGCactaattgaaattaattaagctgAATGGATCTGAGGTTCCTCTCGGAGCAAAACGATGTTCTCCTTCGACACCCACATAGATTAGCCAATCACATATATACTAGCTAGCTACTGTATATATGTACTAATATACTTGCAGACCGACATGATCTCTCTGATCCACTCTTTTCTTCACCACTCTCGTACGTCTTCAAAAAACTACTACTTAATATTCTGCCTCCTGCACATCATATAATCATACAATTTATATATAAAACTGACTCGATAATATAACTACCTTCCTTGATATTGCTTCTCTAGCTAGGAATCTCTGAGCTATAGGAGCCGTGCTGAGGACGACGACCATGATCGGTTCGCCgcatcgatccaacaattagcaGTCGCCGAATCTGCAAAATTTTGCACCGAGCCTATTTTCTCGGCAGCTGCAGAATTACTTTTCAGATCATTATCGTATTGTATACTGTTAACCACAAGATTTTGCCCTAATCCTGAGCTAACAATTAATCCAAAATCCCCGATTCCTTGCAGCTCCATCATCAACGAATTATATCGTTCCAATTTCAACATCTCATCACTCACCGAAGTGCTGCTAATCGGCGTAGCGGTTGAAGCCAAAGGGTAGTTGAAATTGAAGCTCCTGGGCTTGGGTGCCGGTTGTAGTTTAAGGTTTTCGGACGGCGGCAGATGCTGGGGTAGTTTCTTGACGCGCTTGTTCTTGCGGCATCTTCCGCCGACGGGGATGTTGCGGAGGGTGCCGCCGCGGGTCCAGTAGCGCTTGCAGGCCTTGCAGAAGTGGCGCGGCTGCGAGAGGCTGTAGTTGTTGTAGTAGCAGAACTTGGTGTTGGCGGAGTCGCATCGAGGGCACCTGACCAGAGGCGACAATTGTGGACGCTCCATGGCTCCAGCACTGGATTTACTGGTTTGTTCTGCACCAGTATTCATATAAGTTCTACTACTAGCAATGAGAATCTTATCGCTCATGTTGGCGATGCGCGAGAGAGATCAGAGAGACAGAGGGGGGGAGAGGGGATGGTACTGGATGATTCGGAGGAAATTAAATTGAAGACGAAAAGGGGAGGACAAGAAATTATAATAGGAGTCAGAGAGAAGGTTCGACGACAAGAGGTAGCAAACAAAAATTGCTTAATGCGGTGCAAATGCAGAGTGAAGGCGACGGATTGGAATAGAATGCATGTGAAGTGGTAGTGGAAAGCATGCAAGCATGTGcattgcgaagtggtggaggaattaAGCTGTCGCAATAATATAATCCGGCAGCAGAGGCAGAGCGCATTTATGCACAAGTTCTAGCTAGCTCGCAGTGCTGCGACCGAATTATATTATAtcgtaagaggagagatagagatGGCGAGAGAACGAGAGGGCAAGTTCAAGAAGTGTGCCTTGCATGCATGGTGGAATCTAGCAGATAGATACGATACCGACACAATTGTCATAGATTCaggtttaatatatatatagctGGGCGTTAATGGACTTCATTCCACCTCTTCAATGGAGGGATTTTGCCGTACCAAGATTCTTACATGCAAACATGACATACTGCATGATTTTTTATTGGGGTAAACAATTGGCCGGTGTGTTTAAATTTCAGTTCAGTTCTgttctttcttctttggtgtATTACTATTTACTTGGCGTGGATACGGGAGGGGAGAAGGGACAAAATTGCCGGAAACTGATGTACTGGTTGGTGGAAATAATGGCTCACCAAATAGCGAATGCAGAACTCCAGATATGTTCGCAGTCACTTTTTTCGGAGTTTAATTTGCTTTCACCTATGGCACGTACAATAAATTGAATATGAATGAGCCCAATTTATGGACCAGCTCATTTTCTTTAAATGAGCTTCACTCATATTGGTTCAATTTAGGCACCAACACTAGGACAATGCCATCACGCTATAGTGCACCTCGTCACCTCGACCAATTGATTACACCACGCCAGTGCAGCTACACATAGCTGCCTAATTGGAGCATAGTGTCTTACATGGCCTGGCCGAAAATTAAATATGCATCTCAGTCAGAAACAGAAAATACGATCTTATTAGCACCGTGCACTACCAGGTGTGACCAGCAACTATTTATTAGTAAGAGTAAATAGTTTCCTCAATAATGCCTGTTAAGGATCGGGTTCACTGTCCTTGTGCTTTGCACGCGATCATATGGTACCACCATGTAGCTAGTTCCCCTCCACTAACTAGGTCGACCTTTAAAACTATGCTAGCTTTTAAAGGTGTAGTTATATTTAAATGAGTTCATCTTCCTACGACAATAGATATGAGAATAAACTGTGCATTTGAAATAGTGGCGataagattaagagaaaggaatGTACATCATATAAAAATTAGTCTTTATGCcacgaaggaaaaaaaaaaaaaccttacatATGTTGTAGTACGTATTTTTCAAGTCTTTAAGAGGTGTATTCAATCAAGAGATTGAATATTTTTCATTGATTTTTTTAATGATGGACTTTTATAGAGTTGATAGATTTTTATTGACCTTTATAGAAAATTTCATGGAGTTCTATAGACTTTTTCGCaagatttttataaatatttgtaAATTTTATGGAAACTTGTAGATTTAAGGGGTATATTCAATCTTAGAACGTGGTCATGATCTCACAcaatatttattttcaaacaaaacctaaaatacttaattaaatttatttttttaataaaataataaatagcatACTTGTCCAGAATTTTTTTCCAACTTTTAATACTTTTATCTTGTTTTGGCTAAAAACAAAGAGAGGATAACGTCTcaatttgtaatttttttaaaaaaaattaataatataattttaaatccaataatattataataattttaaatatttttatttacaaatttgatccaaattatgatgaaatattggtcaaccctttaatttggtgaaatttttaataaattgttgaattaataaatttgattagtaataaaattaataataatattattactttgattagtaataatattattaaaataaataaatataaatatataaaatttatttagaaatttttaagatttaaataaattttatagaatatttttagggtctaattttattagactttattaaattatctattaattaagttgagaattaatttgatttattaatatatattttatattaaaacctaTTGTCTCAAGTTTTTCTTCCATGCTGCACAACGCCACCGTCCAAATCGACTTCAATTTCGACATGCTTACAAGTAGTCGATAGTAGCATCGCCAACTAcctcaaataatttttctatttattttcctCCTTTCTGACGCACTACACGCTTCACCTGATGGCACACCTCATTGTTTCCCATCACGAGCAACCAAAGAAAATTCTCCACCTGCAGGGGCGGATCCAGGATTTGAATATTGAGGGGGCCAAAACTTGTGTCGCTATATTCATTGTCGATTGTGTGGGAGAATTTAGAATTCATTACATATTTAGAAAACTCCGTGACCTAAAttttctattggtagtttgatatcaATATCTCGAAATAATATTGTGACATTGAAATAAGCTGTCGGTCCTTGTTTCACATCGGAGCTACATGCGAACTTGTTAGGGTAGAATTCAATTTGCCATCCTTTTGATCATTCACATCTATTCAGCATCTATTGCTTTGCATTTCATTATTGCTATTCATAATATTGgtttattaattgattaggtaCTCTAATTACTACATCAAGTTGAAGCGTCTGAGTATTCGAATTGCTTTCCTCTCACATTCGTGGCATTCTTCATATGCAGGTACTCCTTATCTATTACTCTATTTGCCatcaaacaaaaatatatatagctTTCACCTACTCAACTTCACCTGTAGAGCCCAATAAATTCTTCACTGTTGACCAACAGAGCTCGATGTTTTTCAGGGGGTCTCTTTGTTGATCGCAAAATGCCTCTATTTGGCATCCTATCATCAATATATACACTATTTCCATTCCTTGAATTTTGTAATAGCAGATCTAGAGTCTGTCAATGTTTTTCTTTGGTTTAGTTTATCCTTTGTTGAATATTCATTGTATCTTATTCTTTGGAACACTCCAGTCTAGAAGATATGGAGTCTGTCAAGTCTGCAACTGAAGAGTAGAGACTTCCTCCACACTATCAGCACCCTACTTTTATCTTTCTCGTCATTAGCAACCTCAATGCCACTGGCTATGCAATATGCTTCAGTGTTCGGATAAACCTTCACCATGATCCACCAACTTCTGGTTTCTCCGGACGGCAATTTCGAAGAGATATCTCTGCTTGAGTCTCTTCAAATTTTGCTCGTTAGAAGAGAGCTAAAAGCAAGGTTGATCCAGGATTTACACATGGACTGGGGGGGGCCGTGGCCCCCCCAAGTCCCCATGTAAATCCGCCTCTGGTTGCCTGTAGTGGAAGTAGCGGTAGTGGTACTTCTGATCTTCTTCACGGCTGACTTCCTCGTCCGGCCTCCGCCGAGAAGCTTGCTGAGGTCGATTTCGGCTCTGCTGATTCGCCGGTAACTGTGAAGCATCCGACTCAGGTTGATGTAGGTCGATGAAAGATTGAATAAGGACAGGACCTTTTTgatcaaagaaataatcaaaatcgaACAGTGGAAAGAGAAAAGAtttatttgtaaaaaaataaGGCGATTTGAAGTCGATAGAAATCTCAAGGACGAAgagaagactttttattttatttttaaaattataccaAGTGTTTTAGAGAGCTcttattggttaaaatttatatccaaggaATTCTAGAAGAATCTATAAAAATTCATTGAAATTTTggatatcaaaatattttaatagagttttaaaaagttaagtttaaatacCACATGACTTTTTCAAACATtataaaaattgaatttgaaatactactagatttctataaaatttataaaatctaaattaaatacacctagatttttaaaatccaaaaaaatcattcaaaataattaaaaatctaacaTTAAATACACCCCTAAGTCATTACGCGGATCATACTTTTCAACGGCGTTAAGTTTCCTACATGCAACAAAAAATAGGACGAATATAACATTCTGGGCAAGAGTAGCGAATATATAAGGACAAGGAGTGATTGTGATTGAAGCGTGTGGTCCGTCGACGGCAGAGCCGAAATCGCACTGATGTCGTTGGCCATGAACATAAACCGCACAATTACTGGCAGTGGTCCTCGCCCGCTTTCTCATTCAAACTTCAATCGCCACAGAATTTCACAGGCTAATTATAATAGTAAGGTCACAGGTTTCATAGTTAGGCCCTacctattttattttttgttcttgTCCTCGATAATGTGCATGCAATAAAATGCAGTGTGACAGACGTTTAGTAGTAACAGATGAAATGAATTGCAAAGGATAGCGTACAGAAAagtgattaaaagaaagattaatgGATTTAGATTTAGACATGCTGGAAGCATTAATTTTGAATGAACTAACCAAACAAGAATCGCACGGGACTATTCTGACTCAGTTCAAAAACAAAGCACAATTTGATGGACAGATAATATAACTAGTCAGACTGAGAATAAGAAAGAATCATACTGCACAATATAGCGAGGGGAGAAAGACATTCCAAACAATTGGAAGAGATGCAACTGTCCAACAAATAAGACACTGAAACAGAAGTCAAGTCAAGCTGAAAAAGAAGACATCCATTATCTTGCAATATAATTCATAGAACCAATCCGCAATGGAAATGGTTAAGAATGTTACTTGAGAAAAAGGAACACGCAGAATAATAAATTGTATTGGTATTTGCCTTTGTCAAACAGATTTGATTGATATCTGTTTGATGTATATTAGTAGCCGCACAAACAATTCTTTGATTTGCTAAAAATGCAACAAGTTGCATTCCTTGCAGAACTTTAGTCCCTTTTTGGTCGTCACTTCCTCAGGTGTCCTAATCAAGGGAATTTCTTAGTTGTTTCTCATCCACAACGTTCAAAGAGAAACAGTTACTCGCGTTTACTTTGCTTATCAGATCAAGTCAACTAACGGAGAAAACTCTTACTTGTGGGAAAGTTATATCAAACCTACAAGCAAACTCCTAGTTTCCATGTAGCCTTATCATTAAGTGCACAACTTAGTTTGCACGGTGAAATAATCAATGAAGATGCTGATAAATGAGAACATGGAAGGTCTTTCTGTTGAAGGATTCCACATGGTTGCCTGTAGAAAGAAAAATCCAAAATATAACTACTATGGATATTGAAGTTGAAAGTTTGTCTTGAAAAGAACATTGCCTGAAATAAAACCATCAATTTAGATGGCAAGAATTTAAAGACCAAAATAGTATTAACTATCAATATAAGAAGAATGATGTGGCCTCATAGCCTAGAAACCTCAGCAATTAAGTTTCTTTATAATATCCTCTGATATGGTATGTTGTAAGTGAAACCAAAGATAACGTGTCAGTTAAAGTTAATATGAGGTGGTGGTTAAAATCAAGGTGAAGTGACGGTCAGAGTCATAATATATACATTTGAATGAGTTATTCTCACCGAGACTCAACTTCTCTTTTAGCGCTATGGCTTTCAGCATGAAGTCGACTGACCTAGTAGCTggttagacttaagggacttagttcCCCATTCTTTTGGTACAAGTCTCTCTGTATACGGTCGGTCGGCCTCAAGGATCAGCCGGATTGGGAGGACTTATCGCTCCACTTGAGAAACTCGAATGACCCTAATGTCGGCTGAGCATTCGGGACTTAGCTCCCTGTCCTTTAGAAGTATCCTCTCAGTACACAACAGAGGTAATTTCCTAGCATACAGTCAAACAGGATGAGATCTAATCAGACTTACAGAGCCAAGATGTTCAGTATACTGGTCAGCCCTACAATATAATTCTCAATGTATAACTAGTCGACACAATATCCGATCGGACTACCGGGTTTTGATTCCCCACTTCTCATGTGCTAGTTTCCCTTCATATAGCTAGTCGATCATAAGGCCAGTCAGCTTTGCATGGCTCGGTGTTCCCATCTCATATATGTATACACAAGGAAAATGCATAAGGCAATTCTCATTACAAACCTGATCGGATATAGATCCAGCCAGACTTCTAGATCATAGAGCATTTTTGGGGCAAGTCTCATAGCAtatggtcgatcgatccaaggatcgatcGGATCTTTCGAGACTTGGATCCTTGTCCTTCATAGATAGACATGACAACATACAGTAGGTTGGCTAAAGATTTGACTAGGATACCTCGGTCGGCTAAAGATCTTGCCGGGCTACATTAAGGGGATAATATTGTCAGAAAATCATAacaacttgtcagagaataataATTATTCACCATGGAATATTCTAATATCTGACACATACATGCAACAGAACCTTCTTATAAGAGTGTCTACTTAGTTTCTATCATTATTGCGGAGGTTATAAAAGACTGTTCATACATGTGTAACGGGAGATTCCTAGGAGGAAAATTGTACACCTTCCATTACCTGATGTCTTCTAGCACTAAATATTCCTTATTGCCGGAGGTTATGAGATACAACATAAAAGAGGATTCTCTACATTGGCCAGGTAAGCAAAATATGTCCTCACACACCTACTATTCATCTGCTTCATTTTTTGCTCGACCACCTTACTAACTTCAGCATCGGAGGGCCTATCCTAAGGACCCCCTCTCTGGTTCTTACTCTAGCgttctcttttccctctctttggtgtgggtagagaagaagaaggagccCTTTTTTCTCCAGTTTGGGATACTCTCCCAAGCAACAGTAGAGTCACTTGCCTAGCATGACATCTCCATCGCtttcaaacaggatcaaatttgacgccgtctgtggaAACTTTCGCTTGAATCTAAAATGAAGAGATGGAAGAAGTTGAACGattcaaatttggcgccgttatCACCTTGTCACCAGAAGATTTGAAGTTGTTGATAGCAGCTAGAGCGCAAAAGTtaatgcaacaacaacaacatgcaACAGCTGGCGGTACTTTACCGTGAGACCTAGTTATATTGATGATGGGCCCTCACACTAAACGAGGAATCTGAGTGGAAGGTCCAACTAAATTCCAGACGGTTCCTCCTCCACCAACTGCTGGCTTCATACAACCACCTGTTCAACCAATCAACCTCTCGCATGTGCCACCTTCGCCGATTGCATATCACTGAGCATTATTTCACACACCATTTGACGAGGTTGTCAAGTAGAGCAATCCCAAGTTTCATCCTCTAGAGATGCGTCCGTACAGGATCTACATAAGGGGGAAGCCCCAATGGCCAGTAGTTCCCTTGAGCGGGTAAGCATGTCATTCTCCCATGAAATATTGGAGGACAAGTTGTCGAACCATTTCCAACCCTTGATGATCGAAGAATATTGAGGGACAACAGACCCAAAAGACCACCTCCGCAAGTTTAAAAATGCCATCATCCTCCACCAGTATACAAATGGCATAAAGTGTCAAGTGTTCCTTACTATACTCTCAAGCTTGTCAAAGAGATGGTTCAATTAACTCCTGTCTGAATCCATATGTTGCTTTGAGGATTTCCGCAAGCCTTTTCTTCATTACATCGCCAGCAGCAATCGGTACAACAAAACTATGTTGAGCTTATTCTCGCTCAAATATGAGCCCAAGGAGatacttgttaggaccaaaagtagctagagggggggggggggggtgaatagctcgtcgcgttcgctcggtgctcggcgttgcttgttccttcaaagatgtgcagcggaaaatacagaaacagatacaacaacgctaacacggttggtttacttggtatccacctcacaagaggtgactagtccaaggatccacaccacgcacgcaccctccactatgaaaacactccttttcggtaactaccgagggcggagaagccctacaagactctccgtacaagaagaaaggaaagggaaacaaaatacaagcgcaaagcttacaatgagtacagaaaaccctaaccctagcttctcttcttgcctttgatccgcctcttgacttggaaagcttccaagatccttcaagaactggcgatctgatctttgagagcgctgtggaggagctggcgaagatctaaGATAAAATCGTGAAGAGATTTtacagccatcacacgcctgcaactataaacgacgccaacggtcggatcccgatcgattcgaatgatcccaatcgatcggggaggctttggatcgatccacggatcgatccagagcgcctctgtgctctgggaaaacgcctggattgatccacggatagatccagcgcttatcgcgcgaaacagccgcgtcccaatcgatccactgatcgattgggacctctggatcgatccacggatcgatccagaggctctctgttcgctgggacaggtctggatcgatccactgatccatccagagcctggatcgatccactgatcgatccagagcctggatcgatccactgatcgatccagcacatgatttttgtccaaaaccaagtcccaaacctcccaaaccaacatccggtcaaccttgacctgttggtatgtcatgcctagcatctagtcactcccttgacctgctaggactcccttaccaagtgtccggtcaatccctttgacccacttggacttttctctgtgccaagtatccggtcaatccctttgacttacttagacttttctttcatgccaagtatccagtcaatcctttgacctacttggacttctcagcaccagatgtccgatcatccttgatccatctggattttcccttgcctggcttcactcaccagaactttcacctagcttcactcactagggttttccatctgcctagcttcactcactaggactttcacctggcttcactcaccaggatttccatctgcctagcttcactcactaggactttcacctggcttcactcaccaggatttccttctgcctggcttcactcaccaggacttttcttctgcctggcttcactcaccaggactttcatactacctagcttcactcactaggtctttcattttgcctaacatcccagttaggactttccagtcaagtatccagtcaaccttgacctacttgactcttcttcaatcaatatcttattgtcaaacatctaaacccaaaccaagactcagcttggttacccaggtcaaccttgaccttgcaccaacaatctccccctttttgatgtttgacaataccacaataacacttacaatcctatatgtaagttaggctaatcccatagcctccttcttcatgccactaggtaatgaaagcataaattaagctcttcattctccccctaagagggcaaactccctctaggtaatgaaagcctaacttactccctttcatgagtcctttcattctccccctatgaccttcccatagataatgaaggcctaagcttaaccatacattctccccctattggcacacatcaacccatcgttagacacacatcaacctatgctccaattctgggcacacttcaacaaatccatttgttgaagactctccccctgcagagttgctcatcgttgttcacaacatcactcgttgtgatcacgataatgaaggtcccatacccttcatttatccttaacttctccctcaatgtagacaactacccaaccttgagcattatctaccacttgagtgtccacttgaaataatgaggatatccactccccatttctctccatttcaagtttaaatgctcaaccttgagcaagttcacaacagaaggttaaccaccttccaaggttcatgaaaaataattttcatgtctttaaagagtccctccccctaaagacatggtggtaacatctgtcattgcaccaacaatgacttggaatccctaacacattaggaaacccaaatttagaagttttgaggttcaaatattcaaaatttgaaacaacctcaacctaaacttctacttagtcttcgttaaccaatccatccttgttttcaacatgaaaacaccctttgtatgtatacaaatgtatttaagggtttggaatggttacctagactaaaataggttcaaagatgctgaaatcaggccttcccagccaaaaccagcaacttggatcgattgaagttgggttccaatcgattgaacctttctgaatcgatccactgatcgattcagactccctggatcgatcggctgatcgatccagcgagcttctgctcgcgggaattgccgtttgaatcgatccatggatcgattcaggaactccaatcgatccatggatcgatcggagctctgatagttgctgaaattccatttcagtcaacttcagaaacccctagaaaattctacaaaaatccaaaaattatgaaatttcgtgtagacattatttagggcatacttaatcatggaaaaatagctttctatgaaaatacatcatattttcaaagattgacacaaacttgaaaacttgcaaaaactttagtgtttttcttcaagtttgtgtctaactattcaatggtgattactatcaaaagatagccttcaccaaggttttccaaaaacattttaaaaacattttcaaaaccaatatcccatcacattccttgggcttaatgcacatgacttgtacattagctttcccaatgatgggaaaacacataactatgtgttttgatgaacctaaaactcaaaagaatgcactaaatcaacatcttgagttttgttcatctttttaacatctcacttgtatctattgtggacaaaacacatacaagtcatcttagaggtctttgtgagatgtaaaatttggttttgccctattctagggatcatgcatatttatctaggcattttagaaatgttagacatccacctaggatgtcacttgtcaataagtgtcgttaaatgccatttgtccttaattacaaggaattaaacttaatgcatgattatgttatggcatacatcaaaagaaaataattttcaaaagaaaatatcctattactacatgatgtatgaatgtcatgacatggtatttttggatttttcataatgaaacatgaatgcaaaactagacatgatgtcatggcatattatg includes these proteins:
- the LOC122003567 gene encoding dof zinc finger protein DOF3.2-like — translated: MSDKILIASSRTYMNTGAEQTSKSSAGAMERPQLSPLVRCPRCDSANTKFCYYNNYSLSQPRHFCKACKRYWTRGGTLRNIPVGGRCRKNKRVKKLPQHLPPSENLKLQPAPKPRSFNFNYPLASTATPISSTSVSDEMLKLERYNSLMMELQGIGDFGLIVSSGLGQNLVVNSIQYDNDLKSNSAAAEKIGSVQNFADSATANCWIDAANRSWSSSSARLL